A genomic stretch from Mastacembelus armatus chromosome 7, fMasArm1.2, whole genome shotgun sequence includes:
- the wnk3 gene encoding serine/threonine-protein kinase WNK3 isoform X1 has protein sequence MATDPGEPTGTEDSSEKPDGQREGDREREGRADEQRERTQSTPSDFPSSQTQERRTTGGEGRGARGGGGEARQEAEETLGKHTSFSTPSLPVDTGQKRLRREKRFFRKSVEICEEDDTVEVFPDAPHSAPHLELCSTDSVFISSAQQKGHDPSCPSSTQEPSKDAPASVTTEGGKERDREQEEEAEMKAVATSPGGRFLKFDIELGRGAFKTVYKGLDTETWVEVAWCELQDRKLTKAEQQRFKEEAEMLKGLQHPNIVRFYDSWESVLRGKKCIVLVTELMTSGTLKTYLKRFKVMKPKVLRSWCRQILKGLHFLHTRTPPIVHRDLKCDNIFITGPTGSVKIGDLGLATLMRTSFAKSVIGTPEFMAPEMYEEHYDESVDVYAFGMCMLEMATSEYPYSECQNAAQIYRKVTSGIKPASFDKVNDPEIKEIIEGCIRQNKSQRLSIRDLLNHAFFGEDTGVRVELAEEDTGTQDCLALRIWVEEPKKLKGKHKDNEAIEFSYDLENDSAEEVALEMVKSGFFHESDAKVVGKSIRDRVNLIKKSRERRQQQLLQQHQGLEERRDSSLTSDTYSHPSYPSGSSLMGPVVAGQTGGGGQESEELPEVDQHVRQQCIFSGTALNLPAGESIGSASCESYASGQSQAYSQQGESYTQSQTALPSLASVTGALAHPQMPPPAESRRVPNVGLGQSISMSSMSIGQSGGGPVGKAFLQPGGMVPQVSPSVPQQYFQSHTFPSDTFQTATPDGSMAPSQSYMPPVSPQAPLNVLTASMSVSDAAGLAGSIVPLAQQTQPPATPMQLTDLIAQAAPQQTQPVMIPPHQTIVQQQQAGMDPQTASLQQQPQQQMEAQATLHDQVTATQPPVEQPHQSLSAPAVQKHQHEPQQQIYVQQPVPPVQPTPHQQMLPAQTGMEQQAMSLPQPGEQHQTYKQQTTGDASEQTAKQQPQQLQQQQPQQLGHQQHQQALMLEQHQTYVQQQLDQQQQKALFQQQQQQAHLQQHQLEQQQALIHKQLLDQQQQQALIHPPHKQQQQQQQQQQQQQQQQGIVQQQPQQALLQQQSEQQQQPVSQHQSHLYQKTGQHQAGTQKEPEPQQQQHIILQQQPLQNQQQKEQQLQQQALLQQMEQQQQQVLIQQHLQQQAILQQQQLQQKAQLHLQQQEQQQKALLQQQLEQQRQQQVLLQQQQAERLQQQALMQQQIQEQQAAMIQLQQSEKQEGLPVPHHNSEQQLQQQPPDIQHVCVPQLNIAHFTPHTALTQQQVIEQQQQVALIQQQQAFVAQPQHHTSVMEPLIPVGAPLGNELIQQVISHAQVPVAPQTTQTHLQTASIVPAQVLIQHGETEAHLQNQSQVPMQVIVQSTAQATQAVTEAQVTPPAAVINEKTQVIQTQQIPLHTNYPGHTAPTQNQITVQPLGQTLHPTISQSHLPHGQGLIVDIQRMGQAAVQPPAASITSQVQHDSPGLMQPQLPQHTQGQPPGQVHAQAATGLVTPQCAPQLTHQAIASVQQGLTHFAQQQQQEQPVQQYQQMILSPASAGSVGTKTDLGSVVDSATFAVISHPVQQAQQAYVPGQALHPVAQAQQQPLGSTADPAVIPPMSQPAMAQSAEQYQQQLQNLSQVQQPLAPPPVQTQLLVQPSAAPIQQSLPLKQALIPVDENQLPPQCPPASHLVSSHSPAQIVSSNVAEPQSQNRAVPLHSHLLVGTPPSPQHQAKQMLPAHTHTQTSIQAQTHSQTQTHIQTQAHSHTQTHTDTPNAEHPVLPHAVFPAQHMLLSPSHISCPPASLPSFPSHPPAAPAPELPSSPPAAQVTLPGQVDFIPTSSQPVATLQSLDSNAPKLPQASLQDCDHSLLGIAQDAPSLSSTEHHSSSGSVPANGEENLQLLVNGKLEKLKTQRRASCQRSDKVAHHFQLSMLQVFGCGDNMVECQLETHSNKMVTFKFDIEGDAPEEIADYMVEEDFVLDVEKEKFVEELRAIVKKAHEILKTHSQTGSTDQLHVSTPTSSTTHSVPHSSPVRRWRFFINQTIRHRDSLSGQGAAMAPPSMETRILQSAKAVKESEGSQSLEPLTGMASPPCTTLSTTSPPDSMAPPAPVAPAPHTPASDSTSAPASTLESSVPVSASGSPELPVPNSAAADKSTNIPTLSTAPNVVSPTPASTIPDNLTSPGTSGSSTVGQTKMDAVITAPRSHVSAADKSSTSFYSPPPDATVASPVVSQRGMDQQQALTHVAKPAPQLPQPQAQPALQPQGAAAAQQLQQMQLELQIQQAAPKQDQSQLQVYQEQIQLQQEKASSLQQLQQQQLKQMSLQQQLSEVQMLPLPGHTEVLQQSVPLQQLLPPVPVQQTQQPLQTTQYATQLKQLSQQVMPPQQDHIDLQQQQQLNLQQRVHLQQQQMLLQQQQQQHQLFMGTVTLKADRSQTMPLSVSQQFIQQQAQLNASPLPQQQSSQQTQIPTEAAQQHVQSQKPQQHIEQPQEAAKAMDTPQKQQQFPLQKESSLQMSESEMSPGETSVTEDTGSYSAPFHPSSDSSLPPLHLGITEPHVPTLSLTMSPSPAQPSSVAESDSEGPPKIEYVDNRIKTLDEKLRNLLYQEYSSGAASAGGIVSGPPSTASTSAGVEESSEPQSHHHRSLSPPSSSSDTSPHSSSSTTSSTTSRSSSTSPDPERDGRAEELSSEVTNSAELGQVEQQPVPSLSVTSTSSTPPTTLLSPNQDDSTGPQCPPVPGEPTVLAVPPHSDTSTTGDASWPPNQHPIPLRHGQHQHNAGGGYFGLNLTCPSIRNPVSKKSWTRKFKNWACKLRHSANLFKKPRVQQDARPSSQALREEKEVSPLNPPQSLKGRFQVTPVPQTSPPKDAPSEHGSTHRKVGRFSVTQAETKKENRQTDSSPVSPDLVRERRRSRAKEGEKDEGKRTPATAHLPRSHGHSPMGSSDDDEESEVEDEDLRRELHKLKEKHIKEVVSLQAQQNRELQELYRQLRSLKDQRQSLPASLSRTSPLPEALPVLSPRRPRSAKNKHRSRPHSHMDNGAAHSGIQQSSSFSGSEQSRLPLYCKPEHRPSLPAKRDHSPLRKSTFTDELHKLVDNWTKDAVGSAPQKPSLNQLKQIQQVQELGGWSQPAEVAPPGWFPVASLNPQASPAPANLPVAAPSHYTGGGSLSTLHPPGPSQQTHMAQVPQMQQSLHLHHSLPLQQMTYQQSPVCQQIPQPQTPIKSQSLPQTQPTTQLPHSPPQSQPLPTCPVSMDTSLLPGSGTAAPTDSTAAAGGTFCSCSSSSCSTCSSCSTAALPSSAKIHPTPPTSALPLGQK, from the exons ATGGCTACGGACCCAGGAGAGCCCACGGGCACCGAGGACTCCTCGGAAAAACCTGATGGACAGAGGGAGGGGGACAGAGAGCGGGAGGGTAGGGCTGATGAACAGAGGGAAAGGACGCAGAGCACCCCCTCAGACTTCCCCTCCTCCCAGACTCAGGAGAGAAGAACGACAGGAGGTGAAGGAAGAGGAGcccgaggaggaggaggggaagcccgccaggaggctgaggagaccTTAGGAAAACACACTTCTTTTTCCACGCCCTCCTTACCGGTTGACACGGGCCAGAAACGACTGAGGAGGGAGAAGCGCTTCTTCAGGAAGAGCGTGGAGATTTGTGAGGAGGATGATACAGTGGAGGTGTTCCCTGATGCTCCCCACAGTGCCCCCCACCTAGAGCTGTGCTCCACAGACTCAGTCTTTATCAGCAGTGCCCAGCAGAAAGGCCATGACCCGTCTTGTCCCAGCTCCACCCAGGAGCCTAGCAAGGATGCTCCTGCATCCGTAACCACCGAGGGGGGAAAGGAGAGGGACCGTGagcaagaggaggaggcagagatgaaGGCTGTGGCCACCTCTCCTGGAGGCAGGTTCCTCAAGTTTGACATTGAACTTGGCAGAGGAGCCTTCAAGACTGTGTATAAAGGCCTAGACACAGAGACTTGGGTGGAGGTGGCTTGGTGTGAACTTCAG GACCGCAAGCTCACCAAGGCAGAGCAGCAACGCTTCAAGGAAGAGGCAGAGATGCTGAAGGGGCTTCAGCACCCCAACATCGTCCGCTTCTATGATTCCTGGGAGTCCGTGCTCCGCGGCAAGAAGTGCATCGTCCTGGTCACTGAACTCATGACTTCAGGAACACTCAAGAC TTATCTGAAACGCTTTAAGGTGATGAAACCCAAGGTGTTGAGGAGCTGGTGTAGGCAGATCCTGAAGGGCCTTCATTTCCTCCACACCAGGACTCCTCCAATTGTCCATCGAGACCTCAAGTGTGACAATATCTTCATAACAGGCCCCACAGGATCAGTCAAGATAGGAGACCTCGGGTTGGCCACTCTTATGAGAACCTCCTTTGCCAAGAGTGTCATAG GAACACCAGAGTTCATGGCTCCAGAGATGTACGAGGAGCACTATGACGAGTCTGTGGATGTTTACGCCTTTGGGATGTGCATGTTGGAGATGGCTACTTCAGAATATCCCTACTCTGAGTGCCAGAACGCAGCTCAGATCTATCGCAAAGTCACAAGC GGTATAAAGCCAGCCAGCTTTGATAAAGTGAATGACCCAGAGATCAAAGAGATCATCGAAGGCTGCATTCGTCAAAACAAGAGCCAGAG ACTCTCCATCAGGGATCTCCTGAACCACGCGTTTTTTGGAGAGGACACAGGGGTGCGAGTGGAGCTGGCTGAGGAGGACACAGGAACCCAGGACTGTCTAGCTCTCCGGATTTGGGTCGAAGAGCCAAAGAAGCTTAAGGGGAAGCATAAAGACAATGAGGCCATCGAGTTCAGCTATGACCTAGAGAATGACAGTGCTGAGGAGGTGGCTCTTGAGATG GTGAAGTCAGGATTCTTTCATGAGAGCGATGCCAAGGTGGTGGGAAAATCCATCCGGGATCGAGTAAATCTGATCAAAAAGTCACGGGAGCGTcgacagcagcagctcctccagcagcaccagggCCTGGAAGAAAGACGAGACTCCAGTCTCACCTCTGACACCTACTCTCATCCCTCTTATCCATCTGGTTCATCCCTAATGGGGCCAGTGGTAGCTGGacagactggaggaggaggacaggagtCTGAGGAGCTACCTGAAGTGGACCAGCATGTCAGGCAGCAATGTATTTTCAGTGGGACGGCCCTTAATTTGCCAG CAGGTGAGAGTATCGGGTCTGCCAGCTGTGAATCATATGCAAGTGGACAGAGCCAGGCATATTCTCAGCAAGGGGAGTCATACACCCAGTCCCAGACTGCTCTCCCCTCTCTAGCATCT GTCACCGGTGCACTGGCTCATCCTCAAATGCCCCCCCCTGCTGAGAGCAGAAGAGTTCCAAATGTGGGTCTTGGTCAGAGTATTAGCATGTCCAGCATGTCCATAGGCCAGAGTGGAGGGGGACCCGTTGGCAAAGCGTTTCTTCAGCCAGGTGGCATGGTTCCACAGGTATCACCGAGTGTACCTCAACAGTATTTTCAG TCACACACATTCCCATCAGATACATTTCAGACTGCCACTCCCGATGGATCGATGGCCCCTTCACAGTCATACATGCCCCCAGTTTCCCCACAAGCCCCCCTTAATGTTCTCACTGCATCCATGTCGGTCAGCGATGCTGCTGGGCTAGCAGGGAGCATTGTGCCCCTCGCTCAGCAGACCCAACCCCCTGCCACTCCCATGCAGCTCACTGATCTCATTGCCCAGGCAGCACCCCAGCAAACACAGCCAGTAATGATCCCTCCGCATCAGACTATTGTCCAACAACAACAGGCAGGAATGGATCCCCAAACCGCCTCCcttcagcagcagccacagcagcaaaTGGAGGCCCAGGCCACACTCCATGACCAAGTTACTGCTACTCAGCCACCTGTGGAACAGCCACACCAGAGCCTTTCTGCTCCAGCTGTCCAGAAACATCAGCATGAACCTCAGCAGCAGATTTACGTACAGCAGCCTGTTCCACCTGTCCAGCCAACTCCTCATCAACAAATGTTACCTGCACAAACAGGTATGGAGCAGCAAGCTATGTCGTTGCCACAACCAGGCGAGCAGCATCAGACGTATAAACAGCAAACGACAGGGGATGCGAGTGAGcagacagcaaaacaacaaccGCAACAGCTTCAGCAGCAACAGCCGCAACAGCTCGGGCACCAGCAGCACCAACAAGCTCTAATGCTAGAGCAGCATCAGACATATGTCCAACAGCAGCttgaccagcagcagcagaaagcactgtttcaacagcagcagcaacaggccCACCTGCAACAGCACCaactggagcagcagcaggcacTTATACATAAGCAGTTGTTGgatcaacaacagcagcaagctCTTATTCATCCACcacacaagcagcagcagcagcagcagcagcagcagcagcagcagcagcagcagcaaggtaTTGTACAACAGCAGCCACAACAAGCCCTTTTGCAACAGCAATcagagcaacagcaacaacctgTTTCACAGCACCAGAGCCATTTGTATCAAAAGACTGGACAACACCAGGCTGGAACACAAAAGGAACCTgagccacaacagcagcaacacattATATTGCAGCAGCAACCCCTGCAGAATCAACAGCAAAAGgaacaacagctgcagcagcaagctCTTCTCCAACAAAtggagcaacagcagcagcaagtaCTTATACAGCAGCATTTGCAACAACAGGCTATtctacaacagcagcagctacagcagaaaGCTCAGCTGCATCTGCAGCAACAAGAGCAGCAACAGAAAGCTCTGTTACAGCAACAGTTAGAACAACAGAGACAGCAGCAAGTCCTGTTACAACAACAGCAAGCAGAGAGATTACAGCAACAGGCTCTGATGCAGCAACAGATCCAGGAGCAGCAAGCAGCCATGATCCAGCTTCAGCAAAGTGAAAAGCAAGAGGGTCTGCCTGTTCCACACCATAACAgtgagcagcagcttcagcagcaaCCACCTGATATTCAGCACGTGTGTGTCCCACAGCTAAACATTGCTCATTTTACGCCTCATACCGCTCTCACACAGCAACAGGTGATAGAGCAACAACAGCAAGTAGCATTGATCCAGCAGCAGCAAGCATTTGTTGCACAGCCACAGCATCACACCTCTGTAATGGAACCTCTTATCCCAGTTGGAGCTCCACTTGGAAATGAATTAATTCAGCAAGTTATCTCACATGCCCAGGTCCCCGTTGCCCCTCAGACGACACAGACCCATCTCCAGACAGCGTCCATTGTGCCAGCTCAAGTCCTTATCCAGCACGGAGAAACTGAGGCTCATCTCCAGAACCAAAGCCAAGTCCCAATGCAAGTTATAGTCCAGTCCACAGCTCAGGCAACTCAGGCTGTGACTGAAGCCCAGGTGactcctccagcagcagtgaTCAATGAAAAGACTCAAGTCATCCAGACCCAGCAAATTCCTTTGCACACTAATTATCCAGGACATACCGCTCCCACACAGAACCAGATAACTGTTCAGCCATTAGGCCAGACTCTGCATCCAACAATTAGTCAGTCCCATTTACCGCATGGTCAGGGCCTAATTGTTGACATTCAGAGGATGGGCCAAGCTGCTGTCCAGCCCCCAGCTGCCTCTATTACCAGTCAGGTCCAACATGACTCTCCAGGGCTCATGCAGCCCCAGCTCCCACAACACACTCAAGGCCAGCCACCTGGTCAGGTGCATGCTCAGGCTGCCACTGGCCTTGTGACCCCTCAGTGTGCCCCCCAGCTTACCCACCAAGCCATAGCATCTGTACAGCAGGGTTTAACCCATTttgcacaacagcagcagcaagagcAACCAGTACAGCAGTATCAGCAGATGATTCTGTCTCCTGCTTCAGCGGGAAGTGTTGGAACCAAAACAGATCTCGGTTCTGTAGTTGACTCTGCAACCTTTGCGGTGATTTCTCATCCTGTGCAACAGGCTCAACAAGCCTATGTTCCAGGCCAAGCTCTACATCCAGTTGCTCAGGCCCAGCAGCAGCCCTTAGGAAGCACCGCTGACCCTGCAGTCATTCCACCTATGTCCCAGCCTGCTATGGCTCAGTCTGCTGAGCAGTACCAGCAACAGCTGCAGAACCTTTCTCAAGTACAACAGCCGCTAGCTCCGCCTCCTGTGCAAACCCAGTTACTGGTGCAACCCTCTGCAGCTCCCATCCAACAGTCACTTCCTCTAAAGCAGGCTTTGATACCTGTTGATGAGAATCAGCTTCCTCCTCAGTGTCCACCTGCTTCACATCTGGTGTCTTCACACTCTCCTGCACAGATAGTCTCCAGTAATGTGGCTGAGCCTCAGTCCCAGAACCGGGCTGTGCCCCTCCATAGTCATTTACTGGTAGGCACCCCACCGTCTCCGCAGCACCAGGCCAAGCAGATGCTgccagctcacacacacacacaaaccagcatTCAGGcccaaacacattcacaaacacagacacacattcagacacaggCTCATTCTCACACTCAGACACATACTGACACACCTAATGCTGAACATCCTGTTTTGCCCCATGCCGTCTTTCCTGCACAACATATGCTCCTCAGCCCTTCTCACATCTCATGTCCTCCAGCATCGCTACCATCTTTCCCATCCCACCCCCCTGCTGCCCCTGCTCCAGAGCTGCCTTCATCTCCACCAGCTGCCCAGGTAACCTTGCCAGGGCAGGTCGACTTTATACCCACCTCCTCACAACCTGTTGCTACTCTACAATCGCTTGATTCTAATGCCCCCAAACTGCCCCAAGCTTCACTGCAAGACTGTGACCATTCTCTGCTGGGCATTGCTCAG GATGCTCCATCCCTGTCAAGTACAGAACATCATTCTTCTTCAGG GTCTGTTCCAGCTAATGGGGAAGAAAATCTTCAGCTCTTGGTCAATGGGAAGTTAGAAAAATTAAAGACTCAACGAAGAGCTTCCTGTCAGAGGTCTGACAAAGTCGCACATCACTTTCAACTGAGCATGCTCCAG GTGTTTGGCTGTGGGGACAATATGGTGGAATGCCAGCTGGAGACCCATAGCAACAAGATGGTGACATTTAAATTTGACATTGAAGGGGATGCCCCTGAGGAAATAGCAGATTACATG GTGGAGGAGGACTTTGTCCTTGAtgtggagaaagagaaattTGTAGAGGAGCTTAGAGCAATAGTTAAGAAAGCCCATGAAATTcttaaaacacattcacag ACTGGATCAACTGACCAATTACATGTGAGCACACCCACCAGCTCAACAA CACACTCAGTGCCCCATTCCTCCCCAGTGCGACGTTGGCGCTTCTTTATCAACCAGACCATCCGCCATAGAGACTCGCTTTCCGGTCAAGGAGCAGCTATGGCCCCACCCAGCATGGAGACCAGAATACTCCAGTCTGCTAAAGCAGTGAAAG AAAGTGAAGGATCTCAGAGTCTGGAGCCCTTAACTGGAATGGCCTCCCCTCCCTGCACTACTCTTTCTACCACCTCCCCTCCTGACTCCATGGCACCCCCAGCCCCTGTTGCTCCTGCTCCTCACACCCCTGCCTCTGATAGCACATCTGCACCAGCCTCCACTCTTGAATcctctgtccctgtctctgcTTCAGGCAGCCCTGAACTGCCAGTTCccaactcagctgctgctgacaaAAGTACTAACATCCCCACATTGTCCACTGCTCCTAATGTTGTTTCTCCCACACCAGCCTCCACGATTCCTGATAACCTCACTTCTCCTGGAACCAGTGGTTCCTCTACTGTAGGTCAAACTAAAATGGATGCAGTGATAACAGCTCCAAGGTCGCATGTGTCTGCAGCAGACAAGTCTTCAACCTCTTTCTATTCCCCTCCTCCTGATGCTACAGTGGCCTCTCCTGTGGTAAGCCAACGTGGCATGGACCAGCAGCAGGCACTCACCCATGTGGCCAAACCAGCCCCTCAACTACCACAACCACAGGCACAACCTGCTTTACAGCCGCAgggagcagcagctgcacagcaaCTGCAACAAATGCAGCTTGAACTACAGATACAGCAGGCAGCACCAAAACAAGACCAGTCACAGCTTCAAGTGTACCAAGAACAAATTCAGTTGCAGCAGGAAAAAGCATCGTCTCTCCAGCAgttacaacagcagcagctgaaacagaTGTCACTCCAACAACAACTTTCTGAGGTGCAGATGTTACCACTGCCAGGTCATACCGAGGTGCTACAACAGTCTGTGCCTCTGCAGCAACTTCTGCCACCAGTGCCCGTACAGCAGACCCAACAACCCCTTCAGACAACACAGTATGCCACACAGTTAAAGCAGTTATCACAGCAGGTTATGCCACCCCAGCAGGACCACATCGatctccagcagcagcaacagttaaACCTACAACAGAGAGTACACttgcagcaacaacaaatgctgctgcagcagcagcagcagcagcatcagttgTTCATGGGTACTGTGACTTTAAAAGCAGATAGAAGCCAAACGATGCCTCTATCAGTTAGTCAACAGTTCATTCAGCAGCAGGCACAGCTAAATGCCAGCCCTCTACCACAACAGCAGAGTTCACAACAAACCCAAATCCCAACTGAGGCAGCACAGCAGCATGTGCAGTCACAGAAACCGCAGCAGCACATTGAGCAGCCACAAGAGGCGGCTAAAGCCATGGACACACcccagaaacagcagcagtttccaCTGCAGAAGGAATCCTCTTTACAGATGTCAGAGTCTGAGATGTCCCCAGGAGAAACAAGTGTGACGGAGGACACAGGGAGCTACTCCGCCCCTTTTCACCCCTCGTCTGATTCATCTTTGCCACCTCTTCATTTGGGCATCACAGAACCCCACGTTCCCACTCTGTCCCTCACAATGTCACCATCCCCTGCTCAGCCTTCCTCTGTGGCTGAGTCAGACAGTGAAGGGCCCCCCAAAATAGAATACGTAGACAACCGCATAAAGACTCTGGATGAAAAACTGAGGAACTTGCTGTATCAGGAATACAGCAGCGGGGCAGCATCGGCAGGGGGGATTGTTTCTGGCCCTCCATCCACTGCTTCCACATCAGCAGGAGTAGAGGAGTCATCTGAGCCACAGTCGCACCACCACAGGTCTTTGTCcccaccttcctcctcctcagataCATCCCCCCACTCTTCATCTTCCACtacctcctccaccacctcccgTTCCTCTTCCACCTCCCCTGACCCTGAGCGGGATGGAAGGGCAGAGGAACTTTCCTCAGAAGTGACCAATTCTGCAGAACTGGGCCAGGTGGAGCAGCAGCCTgtcccatctctctctgtcacctccACCTCTTCCACCCCACCCACCACTCTCCTCTCTCCCAACCAGGATGACTCTACTGGGCCACAGTGCCCACCTGTACCGGGAGAACCTACAGTTCTT GCTGTTCCCCCACACTCTGACACCAGTACCACTGGAGATGCATCGTGGCCCCCCAATCAGCACCCGATCCCCCTCCGACATGGACAGCACCAGCACAATGCAGGAGGTGGATATTTTGGCCTAAACCTGACATGTCCTAGTATAAGAAATCCTGTTAGCAAGAAATCCTGGACTCGCAAATTCAAAAACTGGGCGTGCAAACTGCGCCACTCCGCCAACTTGTTCAAGAAGCCCAGAGTCCAGCAAG ATGCACGTCCCAGCAGTCAGGCCctcagagaggagaaggaggtttCACCCCTGAATCCACCTCAGTCACTCAAAGGACGATTTCAG GTGACTCCAGTGCCCCAGACCTCTCCACCAAAGGATGCGCCATCAGAACACGGTAGCACTCACAGGAAAGTGGGTCGCTTCTCTGTAACCCAGGCTGAGACTAAGAAAGAGAACAGGCAGACCGACAGCTCCCCAGTGTCTCCTGATTTggtgagggagaggaggagatcCCGGGCAAAGGAAGGGGAGAAAGATGAAGGTAAGAGGACCCCAGCGACGGCCCACCTGCCTCGAAGTCATGGACACTCACCCATGGGaagcagtgatgatgatgaagagagTGAGGTGGAGGATGAAGACCTGAGAAGAGAACTACACAAGCTCAAAGAGAA GCACATCAAAGAGGTGGTATCACTTCAGGCCCAGCAGAACAGAGAGCTGCAGGAACTATACAGACAACTTCGTTCCCTCAAAGACCAAAGGCAGAGCCTGCCTGCCTCCCTGTCCCGAACCAGTCCTCTTCCTGAGGCGCTTCCTGTCCTCTCTCCTCGCAGACCCAGGTCAGCCAAAAACAAGCACCGGTCCCGGCCTCACTCTCACATGGACAATGGAGCTGCGCACTCTG GGATTCAGCAGTCAAGTAGTTTCTCAGGAAGTGAACAGAGCAGGCTGCCCTTGTACTGCAAACCAGAGCACCGCCCTTCACTGCCTGCCAAAAGAG ATCACAGTCCTCTGagaaaaagcacatttacaGATGAATTGCACAAACTGGTTGATAATTGGACGAAGGACGCAGTGGGCTCTGCCCCACAAAAGCCTTCACTGAATCAGCTGAAGCAGATTCAGCAGGTGCAGGAGTTGGGAGGCTGGAGCCAGCCAGCAGAG GTGGCTCCACCAGGTTGGTTTCCAGTGGCATCACTAAACCCACAGGCGTCCCCAGCCCCTGCCAACTTGCCTGTGGCTGCCCCTTCCCATTACACAGGTGGAGGGAGTCTGTCAACCCTGCACCCTCCAGGACCTTCACAACAAACGCACATGGCTCAAGTGCCGCAGATGCAGCAAAGTTTACACCTCCATCATTCCCTTCCTCTCCAGCAGATGACCTATCAGCAGTCCCCAGTCTGTCAGCAAATACCACAGCCACAAACTCCCATAAAGTCTCAGTCGCTACCACAGACACAACCTACCACGCAGCTGCCCCACTCACCACCTCAGAGCCAGCCGCTGCCCACGTGTCCAGTATCCATGGACACATCTCTGCTGCCTGGCAGCGGCACTGCCGCACCCACAGATagcacagctgctgctgggggGACATTTTGCTCctgttcctcttcctcctgttccaCCTGTTCCTCTTGCTCTACTGCTGCTCTACCTTCCAGTGCCAAAATTCACCCAACACCTCCCACCTCTGCTCTTCCTCTGGGACAGAAATGA